Genomic window (Leptotrichia sp. oral taxon 212):
ACTAAATGTCAACTTTTTATATTTCTGAATTATTCAAAAATATAGTTTTGTGTTAATTTTTAAGTTTTTTTGAGACAGCCCCTTTTCTATTTCTTAATAATCCCCGTACTTTTCAAATATTCTCTCGCAACATCTTCCGCTTTTTCACCTTTCACAGAAACACGATAATTCATCGATGACATTTCCTCATCTGAAATTTTACCACTCAGTTTTTCCAAAATATTTTTCAATTCAGGATATTTTTTCAGAGTTACTTCCCTCATCATTGGAGAACCTTGATACGGCGGGAATAGATGCTTGTCATCCTTCAATACTACCATATTATACTGAGCAAGTTCAGCATCAGTAGAGTAAGCATCAATAAGATTAATATCTCCACTTTGGACAGCAACATAACGAAGTTTTGGCTCAAATTCCTTAATATCTGGAATTTCAAAATTATACAGTTTTTTCAATCCAAGGTATCCGTCTTCTCTGTCATTGAACTCCCTTGTAAATCCGGCTTTTATCTTATTCTTAACTTTTGCCAAATCAGAAATTGTTTTTAAATTATTCTCATCAGCAAATTTTTTACTTACAGCAATTGCATAAGTATTATTGTAGCTCATAGGTTTTAACATAATCATATTAAATTTAGATTCCATGCCTTTTTGAGCCTGTGCAAAAACATCGGCAGCGTTGTTATTTACAGGAGTTTCATTCAGGAAGGTGAAAACTGCGGTTCCTGAAAATTCAGGATAAATATCAATATCGCCATTTTTTAAAGCATTGAATACAAATGAAGTTTTTCCAAGGCCAGGTTTCAGTTCAACTTCTAAATTGCTATTTTCTTCAATTAATATTTTATACATATTTATAAGGATTTCCGGCTCAGAACCAAGTTTTCCTGAAATTATCAGTTTGTCTTTTTTTGGAGTGTTGAAACTGCTTATTGATCCAAAAATACAAACAAATGTAATTAAAACTAGGAAAATCAGTATTTTTCTGATACTCAGTTTTTCCAGCTGTTTAAAGACGAAATCAAATAAAATCGCAAGTAAGGCGGCAGGAATAGCCCCTAATAAAATTAAAT
Coding sequences:
- a CDS encoding ABC transporter permease/substrate-binding protein yields the protein MNKLILTLLERKNELLSGITEHIQISFIALIIALIIAIPLGIYLSYHKKLANIVIAINGVIQTIPSLAILALLIPLVGIGRKPAIIALILYALLPILHNTYTGITGVDSMYMVTSRALGMNKFQQLTKVQLPLAMPVIMTGVRTAAVLIIGTATLASLVGAGGLGKLILLGLDRNNNYLILLGAIPAALLAILFDFVFKQLEKLSIRKILIFLVLITFVCIFGSISSFNTPKKDKLIISGKLGSEPEILINMYKILIEENSNLEVELKPGLGKTSFVFNALKNGDIDIYPEFSGTAVFTFLNETPVNNNAADVFAQAQKGMESKFNMIMLKPMSYNNTYAIAVSKKFADENNLKTISDLAKVKNKIKAGFTREFNDREDGYLGLKKLYNFEIPDIKEFEPKLRYVAVQSGDINLIDAYSTDAELAQYNMVVLKDDKHLFPPYQGSPMMREVTLKKYPELKNILEKLSGKISDEEMSSMNYRVSVKGEKAEDVAREYLKSTGIIKK